Below is a genomic region from Sorghum bicolor cultivar BTx623 chromosome 9, Sorghum_bicolor_NCBIv3, whole genome shotgun sequence.
tgaaggaACTAGAGAGAAAGATAAAGTAGATCATCAAAGTTGTTTCGAGACTTTTAAGACGTGATTAAAGGATTAAAGATGGACATAAAGGGTATAGAGTATGGTAAAGATTGGTGACAAGGAAAGATAAACGTATGAGATAAGAAGTGATCTTTGGATCCTGTATTAAGATAAggtgcaagggcaagaagccaATATTAACATGAGATGATACATAGGAGATAAAGATAGATATTATTGTGCTCACAATTTCCTTGATTCCAAATATGCATAAGATAGTAGATGAAAGGATAAAGAATTACCAAAAGTTGACAAAgacttagatttttttttgtcttcacGCTTAATCATTTGTAGTCCTATGAGAtgtaagatccaagatcacacGTTGACAAAAATGATAAGGGCTCATCGCAAGAATGATAAAGATCAATATAAAGTTCTCCATGTCTTCTGTTTTGAGATCCTCAAGAGTGATGATCGTAACTGCCGCTACCCCACTTAAACCAAGTGTTTGCTCATCTTCAAAAACTATTGTTTACGAACTTCATCTTGCCAGATCGGAACGATCTTTAGAGATTTCCTTCAGAGATTACCCGTCTAATAACACACTGCACTTCTTGGGATTCTGAGAGACAGGGAGAGAAACAACATAATGATGGGAGAAGATAGAGTGAAATAACTTCAGTTATCTTAGTAAAGGTGCAAGACTGAAGCCAAAAGTCGATAAGGTTATTTAGGAGAAGGTTCTTGAACACTATCTAGAAAAGCAACCCAAGGGGTCTGTTAAGATTGACCATATATCAGTATGGTTTTCATGTGACTTTCAGGTTCTGCATTTTGTCACGTGATAATCCATCAAATATTCCAAAGTGAACAAAAAAAATACATCTTATCTTGGGACTTTGGTTTCCTATGTCTTGCTTTGATAGGTCAACAAGCACCACTCTTCCTAGGACACTTGATGCTTCTCTATGGTCTCCATAGATGGATCCTAAGTAGATTTCTCATACCACTTGCAGTGTTGGGGAAATATTGCGAGAGAGAACTGCACAAAGGTTGTCAACTCATTCTGAATGGAATGTTTATGATCACTTCACGGGTAAGCACTACCACTCGATGTTGGGACAACACCAGGTGCTTTGCCTGAGATTCCATGGTTACCACAAATAGACTATACATCTTGTCAAACAACTCATAGCTCATATCAGGAGATTAAGAATGATAAGGTCCAATGAACAAGATATCTCATTTTACAAAGAAGATTACAAGTGACTTgtataaaaaaaaatctttataaGCTAGAAGCCATCGCTGACTTTATAAGTGTTACATACTTCCTTGACTGGTTCAAATCTATCTGAGTCTCCTAATACAATCTACTCCACATCTGATGTTGTGTAAATATTGCCTCTCTATAAGGTCCACATTTCTTTCGAACTGCCTCATTGTCGATACAATCATTCCATTAGTCCTTCAATTCTTGGGGTGAAGTTGAATACCTTCATACATAAACCTATCTCCTGATGGGGTGGTTAGAGATACTGAGTGTTGGGTACAGTCAATCTTTCCATGACAAGTGGTTAACCATCCTCTTCCAAGAACGACATCAATCTCCATTGATTCCAAAACTACAAGATTCACCTCAAAATTTACACCTTTTATACCGAGACTGACTTTTGGGCACATGTGTGTTGCTTTTATCTTCCCTCTTTCTTGGTGATTTGACTAGTACGGGTTTCTTCATTTCCAACAGAAGCATCTTATGATTAGCAACACATTTAtttgagatgaaagaatgtgaagaacTTGAGTCAAACAAAACAGTGGCAGGAGTTGAATTGACTAGAATtgatccaaacaccacattttgtGCTTCACGAGCAGTACACAGATCCACATGGTTCAATCTACCATTAACATAGTCACGAACTGGGTACTTCTTTGGACAATGTTTCTTGTGATGTCCCTCTTCGTGACACTGGTAACAAGCATTGCTAACCATTTTACCATAGGTGTTATCCTGACATTGAGCTCCTTGAATTGATGTGCCAGGAGTAACTGAAGTGCTACTAACTTGTTGGTTCTGAGGGTTCACCTTCAATGGAGTCTCTTCACTATTTCGCTTCTTAGCTTGATTACACTTTCGAGGCTGATATTCTGTAtaggtgatggtccatccatctaggCATATCTCTGGCATAGCAAGTGTAGCTGAAGGGGCATCTAATTCTTCAAGGTATGAATGTGTCTGATGAGAGTTTGGAGCTAAATCTAACTGCCATGTAGAACTCAGATTTGGCTCAACACTTAACAGTGGCTCTAGGGAGATTGCCTTCCTTTTCTTGTTACCTTCAGTCTGTTGATCTTGGGGTACTTCTATCTTTCCTTCGCTTGACTTTTTCTGAAGGCACGGTAAACCATAATATCTGCAGCAATTACACGGCTCTTGAATCCCAAGTGCCTCATtaataccatctttcttagctttCATGTTCTTCCAGGCTTCTATTACTTGTCTCTTCATTGCTCCTTCCTGAGTTTCAGTCATGTTCTTTTCTAAATATAATTGAGAATCTTTTGGTGGTCCCACTCCACTTAGTACTTGATCTTGCATAGACAAGGGCTTCTCCTTGTTTACTAGGGACAAGGGTAGCATAGTTGGGTCTTCCTGATATTTGGTGTAAGCTTCTTCAATGTCGTCTTGGAGAAGTAAAGATTGTAGTATCAAAAGCTTCTGGAGTCTAGCCATATGATCAGCTGCCATCTCTAGGATTTGGGATtgccaagctatcatctcttcACTGCTCAATTGTGTTGCAGAAGTCATTGGTTGACTCGGATCACCAATATTCTTTTCCATTGATGTCACCACTTGGATCAATCATCTGACATTAGGCAATAGTAGAATGAGCTAGAGTAATATGGACAAAGAGCAGGATGTGAAGTGAGAGAAAATAGGTGGAGAGGATCAAGATTGACAAAAGATATGGATAGGATAAGAGAGatcactaccccacttaacagagATCGAACTAATCCCCCAAACGATTTCTTCCAGAACTCCTCAAAACACTAGAACAGAGACAACACACAAAACATCAAACCAAACAAAACAAGCACGCAACACATCAACGACACTACACGTGCTTCTTCAACAgtggtggtcatcctaaaaAAGTAAGTTCGAGATGATGAAGGGCCATCGAATTTTGGAATAAAGAagttttgaaaacttaagtaaaacaactaaacaaaagccaaggagattaatagaaatagctcaaaggaagctattcaaGGAGGGGATACAACATGACAAGGATGAAGAAATAGTCAGAATCAAATAGTCAAGAGAtgagaaaatagttttatattaaaataacctttagaaatcgaccagtgctatctaggcatacgtcctacagtcgacattgctctgataccattcctgtcacaccctggcttttaaaataagaccagagtcgtcatatgtgtgcccaggaagtccacacatataacaaaagaatagaaatatcagaatcaatgttatatatagcggaaaaacatatttataataacacttactaacatcagagtacgcggaaacagtagctaaacttcttaggctccaatcttctcagggacggttgactgggggctccgtacgccaagcacttcccataagcttctagaaaactccatgacatctatgtccttcttctgagcagcactttactacacactgggggtgtgggggtaatagcaagggtgagttcttgtcgaactcaacaagtacagacggaaagtataatgacatgcaaggcttaatcaaaggaaaagctgacactgtttaactgcgggtgagctttttagttggtacacttttattacaattcttttattaaacaacctattactaaatatgagtgaagcatcccaacccttaattagatgaaagtatattaacaatatcattactcatcattataattattattattattaagatctccgaggtagcaacctcggatagtaattcggggtagcaaccccattaaggttatgggatagcaatcccaaaTGAGAGCAcaagatagcaatcctgccaacacggaatagccattccgccaaagcacgaggtagcaacctcaaccaagtttcgccaccaagtatccagtgaatccaatttgctcatcaagtgagggtctgggccgctcgtgaccgtgagcacggctgatatatcagttttacactctgcagaggtgtgcacgttcactccaagtcgtgattcccattcgcccggggtcgcgactccccaaaacactaccaaggtgagcaggcagggtttcactacgagacctttcacagggtccaactaataggatgccactcgtaagtttttgccggggcgcgcggcagccgtgcccatagcaatgggaccccgaactgaccgacctcttaatatgaatacccaagctacattccttacgcctacccggaaagtaacatcctaccagcggaggtcctgataattagtcaagccagagccatatagcttggagctgcactgtaagtcccagggggccgctccctgactaagtccttacggagagcagagacgggtacgcccggcaaaccagaccaccaacagtacccgctccccctgtcctcaaccaaaccacgatgctcgcaagcaccgcaacatctccatcaccgaagtgaccattgttcaccatttaatcatttatcatcattgaagaattcattaagcaagatcattattactattattatatagattagatgagtagagcaactaagcatatctactattcactatactacccatgtataaaaccaaggtatacaaggaatatagtagaagactagtcatgtccttagggtttgcagtattaagacacatgcactggaaagtaaatgtatttaaagttcataggtacaatatgatcaaagggtgtctgcacttgcctttattcccagtgtataactgctcagaattctttagctTCTTTCCTTCTGCTTCGgctgtcggtcctcagctcctggtcttcactattgacgaaccacacttcttctacgcgtagcaaccaagcaacacaaacagacaaacaaacaatcacgactaagaacaagcatcaatcaaaagaaaagcttagaaagagcgcactaaacgacacggcttattgctacgatcgtgacacGCAAGAACGAttaagaacggagctatcgttaaacggacacgactATCGAGGCTCGAAGTGTAACGGAAAAGGCAACTATATGCTGGTCGTATTTTAATAAAACGGGTGAAGGATTATTCAAAATAATATCTGAAAATTgagttgaccaaattataaaaaaatataaaggtGAGGGTTAAATGTCAGTCATATTCTAttcataattaattatatatcacTGAAGCCAATCAAGCATTTATAGTTTTAAAAAATAGAATATATGAAAGCAACTAATCGAGTGATCATGTTTAAACTAATCAAGTTATAATTAATAAGAAAACATTAAGGTTGATATTAATAACAtgggcatttatttatttacaaaagatcaaaattataaacataatttACTTTTAAATCAAAAAGACTCTAGACAAATATTACTAAattatttatgtgcttcatgtttAAATACACAAATTATAATCAAGAAGTATTTAAGTTCACATTTGATTATAAATACCAAAGTGTAAATCTAATGTGTTTTTAAATTAAGTAAATAGGAATGCATTCGAAACATTAATCGGATTAATTATACTCATACACATGAGACAATAAATATAGCACTGCTAATATGTATATGAAATCGACATAGTCACAATGCAACGAGAACCGAATTACAACCCTAGATTGTTTCAAATTTAAAAgctattaatcaaattatatttaaatcaataaatttagaaataagttacatgataaatatttatactactgcgtagagcgcggcgatatgaaactaacgcgacaagaacgggctcaatcggaattaaaacgcggattctatggcccaaaactaggtcagtggcaaaactgtgaataaacagaactaattttcgtattttaaataattaaaactgaattttaaaagcATAAAGAATTAGATACTAATGGATCCAGGGACTAGACTGCTAAAAACAGGACTTATTTCTAATTATTTTTGAAAGGCAgtggactgcgggttaattATGGAAAACTGCAGGGGCTTTTTCGCAAAACGGCCAGGGCAGTGCGGGGTGGCCAGCCCTGCTGGCCACGTGGCGAGGCGCGGCTGGCCGGTCCACCGCGGGGCTGTGGACCAAGGGGCGCGGGGGCTGGCTcaccggtccacggtggaccgggccGAGCGGGCGTgggcgcggcggccggccgcggcggcgccatgggtgCGGATTCGAAGTTCGCCGTGGCGGCGAGCTATGGCACAGCGGGGCGAGGCAAGGGCACGGGCACGTTGCGCGCGGTGCGGCGGAGCCGGTGCGCGCACTGGCCGCGCGGATGGAGGGCCGAGGTGCGTGGTCCACGGCCGCGGGTGGACGGCGGCGGCCGCAGAGCTCCGGTGAGCGCTGGCGCTTgaaagagagggagggagggcgcAAGAAGGGCACGGGCGTGGTCGTCACCTTGCTGGGAACGCCGAGGgccggtcgtcgtcgtcggagatGGGGTCGGGGTGGAGATCACCGACGGCAAGCACCtccacgcggcggcggcggtgaccgCGGCTCGCGGCTAGGGCTAAGGTGATGGCGGCGGCGCCCTAGGGTTTAGGGAGGGGCGCGGCGCTCAGGGCTAAGCCCTTTATAGGCTCGGGGAACCTCGTGGGACGCGCGCGCGCGAGGATCGGGCGGCGGTTGCGTCCGGCTCCGATCCAGCCGGAGGTAGGGGATGACCGCGGGCGCTGACGCGTGGGGCCAGGTTGGCAGCGGCTGCTAGAGACTGGCAAGCGGGGCCCGCGTGGCAGCGGCTCAGGCGCGAGGCAGGCTGCGCGGCTGCTGCTGGGCTGCGGCACTGCGGGGCCAGGCCCAAGAGGTAGAGGGGTGCGGGTGGGCTGGCCAGGTGCAGGCCTCAAACTGAAGCAGGCCGAGATGAGAGAGGAAAAGAAAaccttttctttttataaaacATAATTTCTAAGCTATTTTGCGAAACAAATtttgaaaccatttttgaattcAAAAACTTGAGATTATTCTATAACATGTTTTTAGACTATTTTAAAATCCAAATATATTTTAGGTTAAACACATTTCTAAATTGTTTTCCAACTCGAATTTGAATTAGTTTTCAAATAGgacttttggagttttatttttttttgaaaaccaaaagAGACTAAACGTGGCTCGCTAGAAATTTTATATTCATTTTTCTGAGACAAGCCAAAGAAAACTAGGGCACAAAACACACATCAAATAAATCACCCTCCACTTaatctttataaaaaaaattaaaaattccacattttctctctttttggaattcaataattaaataaatcttggaatattttagaaaaattttaaatccttatttaatttagtattttctaataacaatccaaaattaaaaattttggagtgttatagtatcttgtatccctaattctactgtcggacacttgtctatttttacctctcgtctcacttttttttcttttctttcaaggtttcgcgcacttgcccctttttattttctcgtatactttttttttcttttcttttttttctttttagagcactcatctcctaaaataatatagcaagtggtagtaaccaagataacttgagcatttatttcataaggaaaaacagaaatgtttttggctattctctcccggattaggagtagaatatttttgggtggttctggagatggaaataggtggatatatgtggatgcgtacttctggagtagaagcagcatgtgtgagtgcaagtgaatcttgatttaaccacatgacaagatcctaagggtctacacagcttgaccacactcaatgctcataagcagtaaaaagtaaatgtgtggctcaaagtttagcaagcatgtatatatgagtgtggtaggaatttaaactctcatcatacaggaactcatcatgtgttattttaaagattttcaaagataaagttctccagaattctagcatctctaggaacagataaacagcagctcaaccttcccatatcgtatccgttaacgacttagactttagatcaagtactctccccacaagttcaggtttagagcaaatcttaattaataccagtcatacctaaacttgagagagatttcaattttgagaactagccatggcagagcaattattcatcattttcatgtgagagcttatcatgagggttcatagcaaactttatttatttatttatttagcaaactaagcaaagatatatatataagcacaaaatctttatttgggtttttatgattatgcatctttttattatttgagtaaaatataaacgtgagtagaacacttagctggataaatgggggtgctctcccccaagctggattttgacgtaatttcttttgatgtagcaggtggcggaggtgtatttgaatttcggcagcaccctgacagtgattaggatgtcctccgtctgctagtcttctttgatccttgaattctgtggaactcaaatagacaacaaagctttgtggaactatttaagtgttagcataaatatctagcctttatcatgttgagcctcctcaataagtgTTACACtcattggtaggatcataaatttatttttatattttcatttttataggacaggaatatatttattttattttcacgccacaacagtgaatgtacttatgggttttatgccatgagcatactcacatggggcttactattttattttattttattttattttatttttaagatgatatgaacctgattaactaagcaaactattaaataattgaaaggaaaaagataactaccaagtttacctcttggcaaggcgttcggtgtttttaagtcctccgaacgggactctctgttttctcagtcgtcctgggattcggtggatggcgtagtcggtggtttcggaggcgcctcctcttcatgtaaaactatcttctttctccacacctaactcggtgctatggtctcctcaggatagttctgttcaagctatatgtcttcagacattaccacttctccttcgtaatctgcccatccatccttgatgatttgccttctctggttgcggttgcgtcgtcttcttcttgtcctgacctgcttagagtcttcaactatatagttagggtcactaaaatagcggcgtaccttcttagagaggaagtgcatgtggacttctccggttccaatgtagaagattgctttaacggtgctgaggaacggtctcctaaggatgatgggtggatcttactcgtcttctcccatgtcaataaccttaaaatcatctggagctgaatgtatgttggttttaggggcatggttccgaataggagctggTAGGTGACTGCAGCcgttatgttgacgtcagatccggtgtcgtagagtgtgtcttctgaaaagaatatccgttgattgtgcactcgatgcttggaacaccagggtcgtccttcttgatcaagaaaggcgactcgagttgacgatcttgacctccttgagcagtagtgaccatcttagctgactcagtccacatttgcttgttcctgttcctcccgtttgtcctcttccttggttcatgtcttgattgctctgagatttgtgtaatcttgttctcgaaggaaaacgtctccttcctccccttgatgtagaaactgatcttggcagcactagcgtagatgacagctcccgaggtgttcaggaatggcctccctatgatgatgggtgccctctcatcagtaccagttactatcaccatgaagtctgctggggtgtacaaggtaccaactcggacgtagaggtttttcaatattccctttggaaatcttagtgtctgatctgcaggctgcaaacacatggttgtttcatgtaaaggatgtgtaaagaattcttcatagagtaccctaggcataatgttgacgctggagccaaagtcgcagagtgcttctgggaagttcgccatgccgatggagatcgggatgacggggcgtcctggattgtctctcttgaccagcagaaggttagtaattacttccacaacggggttactccagtagttacatcctcaagcatctcaaggcagtgattgcctgagtgtccagtatctccagtgtgtttgtgctcgtagatctaggttcttcacttggtggagtctaggagttgtaaaagtccttcatattctgctcgaagtgtacctgctaaTAAAGacgaggcagagatcaagtgcatgggccctgttgatggaaaacaccaacagaaccaaaagtgtgtttgttctctctaaccttaagcatagtgagcaagacaaagttgatggataataaaatcatgagtgtagcatttaaaacatttgttagatcagattgctcaacctaatggaaagataatctatctatacttatgtgttttctctttttttttatatatcttccaaagactgagtttgcaacattttagctcataagattaggagtgtgggatcacaaaggtggaaggactaaacatgttgaatcgattgggttggttaatctagagttataaatcatacatgtttgtctcttttattcatgtgaatgccagaaccaaggagaaacttataaaagtgatagtaaggcaccttaagatgttaccttacttgaagaatgatggtacagtatcaccttgtggaagctttcctttcttagcggtggTGCATCgtatttgtggcaccctccatggatcatctcttgtgagctatgccttccttgtgtaaattgttaaccttcatgcgtctctctctttgtctccaatgtgagtttatctcaggacttcctaggtcgatattgaaagttttcctgcaggggttagtccaacaaaatatccagtaTCTACTATGGCATACTGTTGggtcaaaaatcaacctagacaccatgtctaatttgatttaggagggcattttaacctaagcatcatgcttaatttaaactcccttggaagtgaGATCATcaaccctaaactaagcaccatgcttaattaagagataaatgaaaccactccaaacctagacatatactaaagcaaataaaggtagcatgagagcatttatagagatctactcaagcggagatgaagtagtgtcattagtatttaacaaattgagcatgtctcaaaggtagggacaacaaacatagcaacatggcaaaggatgttttgtgtaaagtactcccccaagcttgaattttgcaaaattcaagtttggatgaatttaattcaatgttgtatgatgattggttggacataccttgtgcttgtcattcatccgatcttcttgctccaatcctggaaaggttagtgacaagaatacccgaaggaatatttttacaattatccttatatgctcaacacacaaggtaatgttgcaaataattaaaagctcatgttacgatctgatcagtgcttgttttaggacactaagcttctccttgggaaaccatcaatttatgtcggcgaagtggtttcccctccaacgctgacctatatcaagatcaactcaacgagatctgcaaaatttattatagacatatgcagcgacaaccgcccttttaaagtttttataaatagaaaggaagagggggttggagatctcgaatgtggtgatgttggagagaccaatggattgtgaagatgttgcatatgagcatggagtaaatgaagtggctatgaaataaattccatgctcattaatgcttagagtgaaatccatatggtatggtgaaaatgataaggtgggtgtggtaaaaaaggaaaagcaaaaggatacacggacgacttggttcgaaactagcacagccaCCGTTCcctagcaacggcgccagaaagcttgtggggtattttaaacgcaaacagaaaaatctgcaagcgcacgaataccgatctagctttcacccaggagtattccagagtatcaattttccacagggaacgtgagtgtactaattaagattcaagatcgcccaaggataactatataattatttttggtgggaagagaggaagtttcctgagagttctctagtttatctaagaatcaagaattacttcaaagattatttatctcgggacatcagagcactaaccacagaaagagataagaagggggctaggaaggtctgactacggtcctacaaacaccgatccgaacgtggtggaatacgtcgaccgttagggctgtcactaccctaaggctaccacaacaatccgcaggattgggttcaattctaggtaatcgcaagactaaacaccacgtctaatctattaattactattctagcgttataaagactagagcacttgatgcaagcgggaatccaataaataacttgaatgtaaataaaagaaattaaagaactcaggaattacgaattgaagaacctggagaacatgaagaacgaaccagttgctgcaaaagtacaatgttgaggaagatccaacagatccggctcctcctcctccgctctcctcttctctctccctattttctagattacaattagaactaactagaactagaactagaagaactagaactagaactagatgaactagaactagatctagatgaactagaggtagaactagaagaactagagggatcctctctacttggatgaagaattgaaaccctagcttagcttctatagaagaggtatgatctctaggggccagggggtctggttttatagtcccttcaagtgaatatgggctgttggattaaaccaacattgattgaacggttatccttaatcctttaggtcggtggagcaatatcccgaaagagagtcctgattggactctgtatgagggcgggtgcccaggagaggagggcgggcgccctgtccgtgagtcctctcggcctccacttcggtcccatggcttctggagtcttctagatgatataaaattacgcggcacgttaatatctctatgtaaacccgacgtgtgggcctttcttctgt
It encodes:
- the LOC110430427 gene encoding uncharacterized protein LOC110430427, with product MGADSKFAVAASYGTAGRGKGTGTLRAVRRSRCAHWPRGWRAEVRGPRPRVDGGGRRAPGLFRKTARAVRGGQPCWPRGEARLAGPPRGCGPRGAGAGSPVHGGPGRAGVGAAAGRGGAMGADSKFAVAASYGTAGRGKGTGTLRAVRRSRCAHWPRGWRAEVRGPRPRVDGGGRRAPVSAGA